From a single Raphanus sativus cultivar WK10039 chromosome 3, ASM80110v3, whole genome shotgun sequence genomic region:
- the LOC108846334 gene encoding pentatricopeptide repeat-containing protein At4g08210: MAMDLKLIAAGLRHCGKLQAFKRGESMQAQLIKQGISNNVFLANNLISMYLDFRSLVDAHKVFDEMTERNIVTWTTMVSGYTSDGKPNKAVELYRSMLLDSETEAPNEFLFSAVLKACGLVGDLQLGRLIHERIGKENMKGDVVLMNAVLDMYVKNRRVSEANKAFSEISQPNLTSWNTLISGYCKEGLVDEAVGLFHRIRQPNAVSWNCLISGFVDKGSPRALEFLIMMHREGLKLDGFALPCGLKACSFGGLLTMGKQLHCCVLKSGLESSSFALSALIDMYSNCCSLRDAAALFRQANLHRSVAVWNSMLSGFLINDDNEAALVLLLRMYQSGLSFDSYTLSGALKICINVISLRLGRQVHGLVVISGQELDYIVGSILVDLHANVGSVQDAHKLFHRLPNKDMIAFSGLIRGCVKAGFYSLAFDLFRELIKLGLDADQFIISSILKACSSLASLGCGKQIHGLCVKKGYESEPVTVTGLIDMYVKSGDIDNGVVLFDGMMERDVVSWTGIIVGCGQNGRAKDAIQYFREMIDSGVGPNEVTFYGVLSACRHSGLLEEARFILESMKSEYGLEPCLEHYYCLVDLLGQAGRFQEAEEIINEMPFEPDKTIWMSLLTACGTHKNAELVTVIAEKLLNIFSEDPSVYTCISNVYATMGMWDRLSEVREAAKTLGTKESGFSWIDIA; the protein is encoded by the coding sequence ATGGCTATGGACTTGAAGCTTATAGCAGCAGGGTTACGCCACTGCGGAAAGTTGCAAGCTTTTAAGCGTGGGGAATCAATGCAAGCTCAGCTAATTAAACAAGGGATCTCCAATAACGTATTCCTAGCAAACAACCTGATCTCCATGTATCTCGACTTTAGGTCGTTGGTTGATGCACATAAAGTGTTCGACGAAATGACTGAGAGAAACATCGTCACTTGGACAACGATGGTCTCTGGGTACACAAGCGATGGGAAACCAAACAAGGCTGTTGAGTTATACAGAAGCATGTTGTTAGATTCGGAAACAGAAGCGCCTAACGAGTTTTTGTTTTCTGCGGTTTTGAAAGCTTGTGGGTTAGTGGGTGATCTTCAGCTTGGTCGTTTGATTCACGAAAGAATCGGTAAAGAGAATATGAAAGGTGATGTTGTTTTAATGAATGCTGTTTTAGATATGTATGTTAAGAACAGGAGAGTTAGTGAAGCTAATAAAGCCTTTTCTGAGATTTCACAGCCTAATTTAACTTCATGGAACACTCTCATTTCTGGTTACTGTAAAGAAGGTTTGGTTGATGAAGCGGTTGGTTTGTTCCATCGGATTCGTCAGCCAAATGCTGTGTCTTGGAACTGTTTAATCTCCGGGTTTGTGGATAAAGGTAGTCCTCGTGCATTGGAGTTTCTGATTATGATGCATAGAGAAGGACTCAAGCTAGATGGTTTTGCTTTACCGTGTGGTCTCAAAGCTTGCAGCTTTGGTGGCTTATTAACAATGGGGAAACAGCTGCATTGCTGTGTCTTAAAGTCGGGTTTGGAGTCAAGCTCCTTCGCGCTCTCTGCTCTTATCGATATGTACTCCAACTGTTGCTCTCTAAGAGATGCAGCAGCTCTATTTCGTCAGGCAAATCTTCATCGTAGTGTCGCTGTTTGGAACTCTATGCTCTCTGGATTTTTGATTAACGACGATAACGAAGCGGCGTTGGTGCTGCTTTTGAGGATGTATCAATCAGGGTTGAGTTTTGATTCCTACACTTTAAGTGGTGCGTTAAAGATATGCATCAACGTAATCAGCTTGAGACTGGGGCGTCAGGTACATGGTTTAGTTGTCATCAGTGGTCAGGAGTTGGATTACATAGTAGGAAGCATTCTTGTTGATCTACACGCAAACGTTGGGAGTGTACAAGATGCGCATAAGCTGTTTCATAGGCTTCCAAATAAAGATATGATTGCTTTCTCTGGCCTGATAAGAGGCTGTGTGAAAGCAGGTTTCTATTCTTTAGCATTTGATCTGTTTCGAGAATTAATCAAACTGGGACTCGATGCTGACCAGTTCATCATCTCGAGTATTCTCAAAGCGTGTTCAAGTTTAGCGTCTCTTGGATGCGGCAAGCAGATTCATGGGCTGTGTGTAAAGAAAGGTTATGAATCAGAACCTGTGACCGTGACAGGACTGATAGACATGTATGTGAAAAGTGGTGATATAGACAATGGTGTTGTGTTGTTTGATGGGATGATGGAAAGAGATGTCGTGTCTTGGACAGGGATAATTGTTGGATGTGGACAAAACGGACGAGCTAAAGACGCGATTCAGTATTTCCGCGAGATGATTGATTCTGGAGTTGGACCAAATGAGGTAACTTTTTACGGGGTTCTCTCAGCTTGTCGACATTCTGGACTGCTTGAAGAAGCAAGATTCATACTCGAATCGATGAAATCTGAGTATGGTCTTGAACCGTGCCTAGAGCATTATTATTGCCTAGTTGATCTTCTTGGTCAAGCAGGGAGGTTCCAAGAGGCAGAGGAGATCATAAACGAAATGCCCTTTGAGCCGGATAAAACTATATGGATGTCTCTGCTCACTGCTTGTGGAACTCACAAGAATGCTGAACTGGTCACTGTAATAGCTGAGAAATTGCTCAATATCTTTTCAGAAGATCCATCGGTTTATACATGTATTTCGAACGTTTATGCAACTATGGGAATGTGGGATCGGTTAAGTGAAGTGAGAGAAGCTGCCAAGACGTTAGGGACAAAAGAATCTGGCTTCAGCTGGATCGATATTGCCTGA
- the LOC108846209 gene encoding uncharacterized protein LOC108846209: MFHMEKSDAYRKGSGLTRSGDGGRPGGGGGGGGGGGGGGGSGRPGPPRGGLNNVRGLNDIRGADHNSLPACGSCCG; encoded by the exons ATGTTCCAC ATGGAGAAATCAGATGCCTACAGGAAAGGCTCTGGGCTAACAAGAAGTGGGGATGGTGGCCGACCTGGTGggggaggtggtggtggtggtggtggaggtggtggtggaggaagTGGACGCCCTGGACCTCCTCGTGGCGGCCTCAACAATGTGCGTGGCTTGAATGATATCCGTGGAGCTGACCACA ATTCCCTACCGGCATGTGGCTCGTGCTGTGGCTGA